One part of the Saprospiraceae bacterium genome encodes these proteins:
- a CDS encoding T9SS type A sorting domain-containing protein — translation MSNRTIFLIQALTFSMCCVISIFTYSQDGSLDLSFDHDGKITTAIGNNNDLGNAVIIQLDGKIVIGGKSGSNAALVRYQTNGSLDNTFGTGGILNNIGCSNFAGNSLTMQSDGKLLVGGYCGIFPNFDFALTRFHSNGILDNTFGTNGTVITPVLNGGDQGMAVAIQSDGKILQGGYTDNGSNSDFALLRYLENGTLDSTFGNNGKVTTAVGIAGDIIRSIVVQSDGKIVVSGFSYTASSFSYDFVLVRYNSNGSIDQNFGSAGVTTTAIINSTNDYGESMTIQVDGKIIVGGYSYTGYLLLARYDIHGKLDNSFGNKGTVSTLFGCAYQNKYSIILQSDGKILIGGYSALNSPASDFSIARYESNGALDSSFGSNGIVRTPIGNGDDIATSIAIQPDGKIVLVGSSYNGSNFDFAAVRYNNEITTGVKKATNQISKIKLYPNPFSLETKCQADVSFEEVCLTVYDFSGFQVKQQLNISGKSFKLERDNLPAGLYFIRFTQKGKTIQSDKLVIID, via the coding sequence TACAACAGCAATAGGCAATAATAATGATTTAGGAAATGCAGTGATCATCCAACTTGATGGCAAAATTGTGATCGGTGGAAAAAGTGGTAGCAATGCAGCACTTGTTCGATATCAAACGAATGGTTCCTTAGATAATACCTTTGGAACAGGTGGTATATTAAATAATATTGGATGCTCCAATTTTGCAGGAAATTCTTTAACAATGCAAAGTGATGGAAAACTTTTAGTCGGGGGTTATTGTGGGATTTTTCCTAATTTCGATTTTGCTTTGACGCGTTTTCATAGTAACGGAATATTAGATAATACATTTGGCACAAACGGTACCGTGATAACACCTGTTTTAAACGGTGGTGATCAAGGAATGGCAGTGGCCATTCAAAGTGACGGAAAAATACTTCAGGGAGGTTATACAGATAATGGTTCCAACAGTGATTTTGCTTTGTTGCGATATCTTGAGAACGGGACCTTGGATTCTACCTTTGGTAATAATGGGAAAGTAACAACGGCAGTTGGAATCGCCGGTGATATAATACGCAGTATAGTGGTGCAATCGGATGGTAAAATTGTAGTATCAGGATTTAGTTATACTGCTTCAAGTTTTTCGTATGATTTTGTTTTAGTTCGTTACAATAGTAATGGAAGTATAGATCAAAATTTTGGTTCAGCCGGGGTAACAACAACTGCCATCATAAATAGTACCAATGATTATGGCGAATCAATGACCATCCAAGTTGATGGAAAAATTATCGTTGGAGGATATAGTTATACAGGATACTTGCTCCTGGCAAGGTATGATATCCATGGTAAACTAGATAATTCATTTGGAAACAAAGGAACAGTTTCTACATTATTCGGGTGCGCTTATCAAAATAAATATTCCATAATATTGCAAAGTGACGGTAAAATTTTAATCGGAGGATATAGTGCTCTCAATAGTCCAGCTTCCGATTTTTCGATCGCACGATATGAATCTAATGGAGCATTGGATAGTTCTTTTGGTTCGAATGGAATTGTTCGCACTCCTATTGGAAATGGTGATGATATTGCAACTTCAATCGCTATTCAGCCTGATGGAAAGATTGTATTGGTTGGTAGCTCTTACAATGGTTCAAACTTTGATTTTGCAGCTGTACGTTATAATAATGAGATTACAACAGGGGTTAAAAAGGCAACGAATCAAATCTCTAAAATAAAATTATATCCTAACCCTTTTTCCTTAGAAACAAAGTGTCAAGCGGATGTTTCATTCGAAGAGGTATGCCTTACCGTTTATGACTTTTCCGGATTCCAAGTAAAGCAACAATTAAATATTTCTGGTAAGTCATTCAAATTAGAACGCGATAATTTACCAGCTGGATTATATTTTATCCGATTTACACAAAAGGGGAAGACTATACAATCCGATAAATTAGTCATCATCGACTAA
- a CDS encoding alpha/beta hydrolase, which produces MHYFITNREIQQRGTKEVIRPDGREHAGDDLRFGSYDIENDEFELFPDPTKTNQITYSGLKATNTSSLKGSARFFKELYDDFRNKENQTSGKNDVLFFIHGFNTDLNSVRSNFKELHKRYVLNEESPIGRIVIFTWPGRSSDLPLHYHDDKKDAERSGETLARCMAKLLDFFQVFLARERNPLCKGKVHLLVHSMGNRVLKQMMIEMSIKQIPYPEIFDQIILMAADIEYSIFEKGEAFNRLIELGKRIHIYFHEKDIVLDISKYTKNFNNRLGRYGRKRNDIVSPDIIDVNATGVKDDLKPGLRTNQLNHWYYYSSSLVIAHVIKVLNGEPAKGVV; this is translated from the coding sequence ATGCATTATTTCATAACGAATAGAGAAATTCAACAACGCGGAACTAAAGAAGTAATTCGGCCTGATGGAAGAGAACACGCAGGTGATGATTTGCGATTTGGTAGCTATGATATTGAAAATGATGAATTTGAGTTATTTCCGGATCCGACGAAAACGAATCAAATAACATACAGTGGTCTAAAAGCGACAAATACCTCAAGTTTAAAAGGCTCAGCGAGATTCTTTAAAGAACTGTATGATGATTTTCGGAATAAGGAAAATCAAACAAGTGGTAAAAATGATGTATTGTTTTTTATTCATGGATTTAATACAGATCTTAATAGTGTTCGAAGTAATTTTAAGGAACTACATAAACGTTATGTTTTGAATGAGGAATCACCCATTGGCAGAATAGTGATTTTTACATGGCCTGGTCGAAGTAGTGACTTGCCCTTACATTACCATGATGATAAAAAAGATGCTGAACGAAGTGGTGAAACATTGGCTCGATGTATGGCTAAATTATTGGATTTTTTTCAAGTCTTTCTTGCCCGTGAGCGCAATCCATTATGTAAAGGCAAAGTTCATCTTTTAGTTCATTCTATGGGAAATAGGGTACTTAAACAAATGATGATTGAAATGTCAATTAAGCAAATACCATATCCAGAAATATTTGATCAGATTATCCTGATGGCGGCTGATATTGAGTATAGTATTTTTGAAAAAGGGGAAGCTTTTAATCGATTAATTGAGTTGGGAAAAAGAATCCATATTTATTTTCATGAAAAAGATATCGTCCTCGATATTTCAAAATATACTAAGAATTTTAATAATCGTCTGGGTCGATATGGCAGGAAACGAAATGACATTGTAAGTCCTGATATTATTGATGTTAACGCCACTGGTGTAAAAGATGACCTTAAGCCCGGTTTACGTACAAATCAACTTAATCATTGGTATTATTACAGTAGTTCTTTGGTAATTGCCCATGTAATTAAAGTTTTAAATGGAGAGCCGGCGAAAGGGGTTGTTTGA
- the tnpA gene encoding IS200/IS605 family transposase, with protein MAHSYHQVYLQAVFAVKYRQSVLDKLWRPKLHGVIGNLINETGCKAIIVNGVEDHIHCFIGLRPVISISNLMQIVKGKSSKYINDHQLTKHRFEWQVGYGVFSYSKSHVERVFRYIANQEQHHLKQSFKKEYISLLNENKVSFEEQYIFKELE; from the coding sequence ATGGCACATTCGTATCATCAAGTTTACCTCCAGGCTGTTTTTGCTGTAAAATATCGGCAATCGGTTTTGGATAAATTATGGCGCCCAAAATTACATGGGGTCATTGGAAATCTTATTAATGAAACAGGCTGTAAAGCAATTATTGTAAATGGAGTAGAAGATCATATCCATTGCTTTATTGGATTAAGACCTGTGATTTCTATTTCTAATTTAATGCAAATTGTTAAAGGCAAAAGTTCTAAGTACATTAATGACCATCAACTTACAAAGCATAGATTTGAATGGCAGGTAGGGTATGGTGTATTTTCATATAGCAAATCACATGTCGAACGAGTATTTAGATATATTGCCAATCAAGAGCAACATCATTTAAAACAAAGTTTTAAGAAGGAGTACATTTCATTACTTAATGAGAATAAAGTATCCTTTGAGGAGCAATATATTTTTAAAGAATTGGAATAA